ACTATATGGCGCAGTCGAATTCGACTGTAGATGAGAAGGGAGAATTTACTTCCAAACTCATCTCCACTCGCCATAGAGGGGACTTTCCTTTCCGCAGCCCATCTGAGATCCAATATATGGATCTTGCTCCATTACAAGTAGTGTCCGTTTCGACGGCTCTCATTCCGTTCCTCGAACATGATGATGCGAACCGTGCCCTCATGGGTTCCAACATGCAACGCCAAGCAGTTCCTCTTCTCACAGAAGAAGCGCCGTTTGTAGGAACAGGTATGGAAGCTCGTGCTGCTTATGATGCAGGGGTTTGTATTGTTGCGAAAAAAGATGGTGTAGTTTCTAAAGTAGATGCTACTGGTGTTTGGATCAAAGAAGACCAATCCAAAGAGATCGTCCACTACCCACTCATTAAATTCAAAAAAACCAACCAAGGTACTTGTTTTAACCAAAAACCGAACGTATCCATGCTTCATACCACAACAGGTGGAAAGGTAAGTAAAGTTTCTAAAGAACGGATCGAAGTAACGTCTCCAAACGGAGAAAAAGAAACACACGAACTTTTCCATTCGGAAGAAGTACAGTATTTATCCGTGGTGAAAGAAGGCCAAGACTTAGGAATTGGTGCACCGGTGGCCGGGCAAATCATCAAAGGGGAAAAATACGGTGAGTTTGGACAAATCCTCCAAAAAGGAACTGTCCTTGCGAATGGTCCTTCCACTGACGCTGGTTATTTGGCACTGGGACGTAATGTACTCGTTGCGTTTATGCCTTGGGAAGGTTATAACTTTGAGGATGCGATTCTTATCTCTGAACGAATCATCAAAGACGATGTTTTCTCTTCCATCCACATTGAAGAATTCGAAATCCAAGCTCGTGAGACGAAACTTGGGCAAGAACAAATCACTCGTGACATTCCGAACCTATCGGACAAAGCGTTCCGTGATTTGGATGAGTCCGGTGTGATCCGTGTGGGTGCGGAAGTAAAACCAGGTGATATCCTGGTTGGTATGGTGACTCCAAAAGGAGAAACCGACCTCACTCCAGAATACAAACTTTTACACTCCATTTTTGGAGAGAAGGCAAAAGAAGTAAGAGATTCCTCTCTTCGTATGCCAAACGGTTTTGAAGGAACTGTGATCGATATCAAACGTTATTCCCGTGAAACAGGCGATGAACTCGCCGCTGGCGTGGAAGAAATGGTGAAAGTCTATGTAGCTCGTAAACGGAAACTCCTCGTGGGTGATAAGATGGCGGGTCGTCACGGAAACAAAGGGGTCGTTGCTCGAGTGATGGCACAAGAAGATATGCCATACATGGAAGATGGAACTCCGGTTGATATCGTGCTTAACCCACTTGGGGTTCCTTCAAGGATGAACCTAGGTCAGATTTTTGAAACCCAATTGGGCTTCGCTGCCAAAAAACTAGGAATCAACTTTGAAACTCCAGTGTTCGATGGAGCAACCGAAGGTGACGTTCATGAGTTCTGCAAAAAAGCAGGATTACCGGAAAACAGCAAATTTCAGTTGTACGACGGAAGAACGGGAGAAAAATTCATCAACCAAGTCTTCTGCGGATACATTTACATGTTGAAACTGGCACACTTAGTGGATGACAAAATCCATGCAAGATCCACTGGACCTTACTCACTCGTAACGCAACAACCACTGGGTGGTAAGGCGCAGTTCGGGGGACAAAGGTTGGGTGAGATGGAAGTTTGGGCTCTCGAAGCGTATGGTGCGTCACACACCTTGCAAGAGTTACTCACCATCAAGTCAGATGATATGCTTGGACGTGCCAGAATTTACGAAGCAATTGTGAAAGGAATTCACTCGATCAAACCGGGTATTCCAGAATCATTCAACGTTCTTGTTCAGGAACTCCGAGGTCTGGCACTTGACATCATCATCAAAGACTCCGAAGGATTGGAAGTGGATATCTCTGATTACGAAGATGAATTCTCGAAAAACAAAAAGAAAATCAAATTCGAGACCATCGAAAACGTTTAGGGAAGGGAAAAAGTATGAGAAATTACAATAGTTTTGAATCGATTACAATCCGTTTGGCATCACCCGAGCGGATCAAAGAGTGGTCTTTCGGGGAAGTTAAAAAACCAGAAACGATCAACTACCGTACCCTAAAACCGGAACGAGATGGTCTTTTCTGTGAAAAAATCTTCGGAACCACTAAGGATTGGGAATGTTACTGCGGTAAATTCAAATCCATCCGTTATAAGGGAGTGGTTTGCGACAAATGCGGGGTTGAGGTAACTCACTCCAAAGTGCGTCGTGAAAGAATGGGTCATATTGAACTTGCAGCACCAGTGTCGCATATTTGGTATTACCGTTCTGTTCCATCTCGTATGGGACTACTTCTTGATATGACCATCAACCAACTCAAAAGTGTTCTTTACTTTGAGAAATATGTGATCATTGACCCTGCTGATTCCGGAAGGAACAGAGGGGAACTCATCGATGAAGATGAATACCATAATTATTTAGATGAATACGGTGATAAGTTTATCGCAGGTATCGGTGGGGACGCCATCAAAGAACTTCTCGCACGTATCGACGTGGATGCAGAAGCTCGTGTGATCCGCCAAAAGATCCAAGATAAAAACAAAATCTCCGACAAACGTATTTTCAAACGCCTAGAAGTTTTGGAAGCGTTCCGTGATTCTGGAAACCGTCCTGAATGGATGGTTCTTGATGTGGTTCCGGTCATCCCACCAGAACTTCGCCCGATGGTTCAATTAGAGGGAGGGCGTTTTGCAACTTCCGACCTGAACGATTTGTATCGTCGTGTGATCAATAGAAACAATCGACTCAAACGACTCCTTGCTTTGAAAGCTCCAGAGATCATTGTTCGTAACGAAAAACGTATGTTACAAGAAGCAGTGGATGCTCTTTTTGATAACAGCCGTCGCAAACGAACTGTGAAAGGAAAAGGAAATAGACCTTTAAAATCTATCTCCGATATGCTCAAAGGAAAACAAGGCCGATTCCGCCAAAACCTACTCGGGAAACGTGTGGATTACTCTGGTCGTTCGGTGATCGTTGTCGGTCCAGAACTCAAATACCACCAAATGGGTCTTCCTAAAAAAATGGCTTTGGAACTATTCAAACCATTCATTATGAAACGCCTTGTGGATTTGGAACTTGCACCAAACATCAAGTCTGCGAAGAAAAAAATCGAAGCAGAAGACAAAGAAGTTTTTGATGTATTGGAAACTGTAGTCAAGGAACACCCAGTTCTCCTCAACCGTGCGCCAACTCTCCATAGACTTGGGATCCAAGCATTTTTACCTGTCCTTGTAGAAGGAAAGGCAATCAAACTCCACCCACTCGTTTGTCATGCGTTTAACGCAGACTTTGACGGGGACCAAATGGCAATCCACGTTCCGCTCGCTCCAAAAGCACAGCTTGAAACTTGGATGCTCATGTTATCTCCGCATAACATTCTAAACCCTGCCAACGGACAACCGATTTGTGGACCAACACAAGATATCGTACTTGGAATTTATTACCTCACTTCTGAAGTAAAAGACGCTAAGGGTGAAGGGAAATTTTTCACTGGTCTTGAAGAGGTGATGTATGCGATCGAAACGAAAACCGTTGAAATTCGTTCCAAAATTTCCGTTTTACACGAAGGGAAAATCATCGAAACCACACCTGGAAGACTTATCTTCAACCAAGTGATGCCAAAAGGGTATGTTTACATCAACAGAACTCTAGGTGATAAAGAAACAAACAAAATTATTGCAGATGTTTACGAGAAGTTTGGACCTGGCACCACAGTTGTGATGTTAGATGAAATCAAACGACTTGGATACCGTTATGCAACTGTATTTGCTCCTACCATCTCGATTGATGACATCCGAGTTTCTCCTCAAAAAGAAGGACTCGTCAATGATGCTAACAAAGAAGTAGAAAAAGCGGATATGGAGTATCGTAAAGGGATCATTACGAACGAAGAACGTCGTAAAAAGGTAATCGAAATTTGGACAAAAACCAATGACCGGATTACGGAAGGGATGTTTAAGGAACTCGAAAAAGACCAAGCGGGATTTAACCCGGTTTACGTCATGGCCGCTTCCGGTGCCCGTGGATCCAAACAACAGATTC
This genomic stretch from Leptospira meyeri harbors:
- the rpoB gene encoding DNA-directed RNA polymerase subunit beta produces the protein MHTRMQIRNRVNFGKITDLNLLPNLIYVQKKSFDWFLQSEVKDPTKRLNQGLEAVFRESFPIESPNNDMVMEYGHYILGEPKRDPQECKDTDSSFAVPLKAVIRLIIKDTGEIREQVVYMGDLPVMTDHGTFIINGAERVVVSQLHRSPGIFFSYDQVRDTFSARVIPYRGSWLEFEMDNKGILVAKIDRKKKFPATLLVKAMGMGTNEEVLRLFYGSSKMKIAGANPKDLKRLIGRRTIADIINMETGEVMLDAGSKINEDNISILREMKVKDVDVIEFPKGKDNPVLINCLEKDGVNDYEDAVKKFHTIMRPGEPSTIENAEAELKRLFFSPKTFDLGVVGRYKINSKFEFNNPKEFSKAEDRVLRKQDIIETVRYLVMLMSEAENYYPDDIDHLGNRRIRSVGELIANQLKLGFSRVERVIKERMTVQEPEQQTPQLLISIKPITAVINEFFGSSQLSQFMDQTNPLAELTHKRRLNALGPGGLSRDRAGFEVRDVHYSHYGRMCPIETPEGPNIGLILSMSSFARVNDYGFIETPYRLVKNGKVQKQVEYLTADKEEYHYMAQSNSTVDEKGEFTSKLISTRHRGDFPFRSPSEIQYMDLAPLQVVSVSTALIPFLEHDDANRALMGSNMQRQAVPLLTEEAPFVGTGMEARAAYDAGVCIVAKKDGVVSKVDATGVWIKEDQSKEIVHYPLIKFKKTNQGTCFNQKPNVSMLHTTTGGKVSKVSKERIEVTSPNGEKETHELFHSEEVQYLSVVKEGQDLGIGAPVAGQIIKGEKYGEFGQILQKGTVLANGPSTDAGYLALGRNVLVAFMPWEGYNFEDAILISERIIKDDVFSSIHIEEFEIQARETKLGQEQITRDIPNLSDKAFRDLDESGVIRVGAEVKPGDILVGMVTPKGETDLTPEYKLLHSIFGEKAKEVRDSSLRMPNGFEGTVIDIKRYSRETGDELAAGVEEMVKVYVARKRKLLVGDKMAGRHGNKGVVARVMAQEDMPYMEDGTPVDIVLNPLGVPSRMNLGQIFETQLGFAAKKLGINFETPVFDGATEGDVHEFCKKAGLPENSKFQLYDGRTGEKFINQVFCGYIYMLKLAHLVDDKIHARSTGPYSLVTQQPLGGKAQFGGQRLGEMEVWALEAYGASHTLQELLTIKSDDMLGRARIYEAIVKGIHSIKPGIPESFNVLVQELRGLALDIIIKDSEGLEVDISDYEDEFSKNKKKIKFETIENV